A stretch of Desulfobacter hydrogenophilus DNA encodes these proteins:
- a CDS encoding chorismate-binding protein, whose amino-acid sequence MFKKNPTPFVSFVQGGNCQRGSTSSERFFKVENQTVEIRLIKGTIARGSCHRLP is encoded by the coding sequence TTGTTCAAAAAGAATCCAACCCCCTTTGTCTCATTTGTCCAGGGTGGGAACTGCCAGAGGGGCTCCACTTCGTCCGAGCGCTTTTTCAAAGTTGAAAATCAGACTGTTGAAATACGGCTCATCAAGGGAACCATTGCCCGGGGATCCTGTCACCGGTTGCCCTAA
- a CDS encoding MBL fold metallo-hydrolase has product MIIHKLEVGPIMANCYIVGCEDTKQAAVIDPGDDADRILMTLAKAELKVKYLINTHGHFDHVGANKRMKDATAAQIAIHPEDEPMLLDLANHAAMFGLGAENSPPADIYLKDGDTITFGNITFEVIHTPGHSPGGICLYTPGHLFVGDTLFMGSIGRTDLPGGDYDTLISSIKTKLLNLDEKTIVYPGHGPDSTIGNEKRMNPFLR; this is encoded by the coding sequence TTGATTATACATAAACTTGAAGTCGGTCCTATCATGGCAAACTGCTATATTGTAGGGTGTGAAGATACAAAGCAGGCCGCTGTCATTGATCCGGGCGATGATGCAGACCGGATACTCATGACCCTTGCCAAGGCTGAATTGAAGGTAAAATATTTGATCAACACCCATGGTCATTTTGATCATGTTGGGGCAAACAAGAGAATGAAGGATGCCACCGCTGCTCAAATTGCCATTCATCCAGAAGATGAACCCATGCTCTTGGACCTGGCTAATCATGCTGCCATGTTCGGTCTTGGGGCAGAAAATTCTCCGCCTGCCGATATTTATCTCAAGGACGGCGATACAATTACCTTTGGCAATATTACCTTTGAAGTGATTCACACCCCGGGGCATTCACCTGGGGGCATCTGTCTTTATACGCCTGGTCATCTGTTTGTCGGAGATACACTTTTTATGGGCTCAATCGGCCGTACCGACCTTCCCGGGGGCGATTATGACACTCTGATTTCCTCCATAAAGACCAAATTGCTGAATTTGGACGAAAAGACCATTGTCTATCCCGGACATGGCCCTGATAGCACCATTGGCAATGAAAAGCGGATGAACCCCTTTCTCAGATAA
- a CDS encoding DUF1573 domain-containing protein, translating into MKYIKFIIIFVCLFFFAEPVYVCAGPIALPMAPAFEFEPVLEGERLTHDFIIKNQGDAPLNITGVRPPUGCDKKAYDRQIPPGGEGKITIGVNTAGYGGRELIKNILVKTDDPKNKKFYLKIAGKVQEIIKVSPSTVNLSGTPGRTLSAVVTIEPVQKDELKILGMTLKYNKQIKAELIKPGQGKKNWQVRVSCYSDRSADIYDFITLTTDNPNKSHLRIRIYALFEEAEPINE; encoded by the coding sequence ATGAAATACATTAAGTTTATAATAATTTTTGTATGTCTGTTTTTTTTTGCAGAGCCGGTTTATGTATGTGCGGGGCCGATTGCTCTGCCTATGGCCCCCGCATTTGAGTTTGAGCCTGTGTTAGAAGGAGAGCGTTTAACTCATGATTTTATAATAAAAAATCAGGGAGATGCCCCCCTGAATATTACCGGGGTTCGTCCTCCTTGAGGCTGTGACAAAAAAGCCTATGACAGGCAGATTCCCCCGGGCGGGGAAGGAAAAATCACCATTGGCGTTAACACCGCAGGGTATGGCGGACGTGAGTTGATTAAAAACATTTTGGTCAAAACTGATGATCCTAAAAATAAGAAATTTTATTTGAAAATTGCCGGCAAAGTTCAAGAGATCATCAAGGTCAGTCCCAGCACCGTGAACCTGAGCGGAACTCCCGGCCGGACTTTAAGTGCAGTGGTCACAATCGAACCGGTGCAGAAGGATGAATTAAAGATCCTTGGCATGACGCTTAAGTATAATAAGCAGATAAAGGCTGAGCTGATTAAGCCAGGCCAGGGGAAAAAGAACTGGCAGGTCCGGGTTTCCTGTTATTCTGACCGTTCTGCCGATATTTATGATTTTATTACACTGACAACAGACAATCCCAATAAATCGCATTTGAGAATTAGGATATATGCCCTTTTTGAAGAGGCAGAGCCTATTAACGAATGA
- a CDS encoding HAD family hydrolase yields MDTAGIKAVVFDCDGVMFDTAQANRKFYNEILANFNKPSLDDEQFENIHMMTVKAAVEYLFPEMDEHRPVYEMITTIGYASVIPLMLMEPGLIELLDAIKLAGWVRGVATNRTNTMGSVLIEHKLKKSFDIIVTASDVANPKPFPDQLEKIMGAYALLPRQIVFIGDSIFDKKAAEAAGTWFIAFKQPGLKAHAHAVSMGEVGELLKLRKYNS; encoded by the coding sequence ATGGATACAGCAGGAATTAAGGCCGTTGTGTTTGACTGCGACGGTGTCATGTTTGATACGGCCCAGGCCAACCGTAAATTTTACAACGAGATTTTGGCTAATTTTAACAAACCATCCCTTGACGATGAGCAGTTTGAAAACATTCATATGATGACGGTAAAGGCTGCTGTTGAATATCTTTTTCCGGAAATGGATGAACACCGGCCGGTATACGAGATGATTACAACTATCGGCTATGCCTCCGTGATCCCCTTGATGCTGATGGAACCGGGCCTGATAGAGTTGCTTGACGCCATAAAGCTGGCCGGTTGGGTGCGCGGTGTGGCTACAAACCGAACAAATACCATGGGAAGTGTACTTATTGAACATAAACTGAAAAAATCATTTGATATTATTGTCACGGCATCTGATGTGGCCAATCCCAAACCCTTTCCCGATCAACTGGAAAAAATTATGGGTGCCTATGCACTGCTGCCTCGGCAGATTGTGTTCATCGGGGATTCCATATTCGATAAAAAAGCGGCTGAAGCGGCCGGAACCTGGTTCATTGCGTTTAAACAGCCCGGGCTTAAAGCCCATGCCCATGCAGTATCCATGGGTGAGGTAGGAGAACTATTAAAGTTACGCAAATATAATTCTTGA
- the nusB gene encoding transcription antitermination factor NusB, with product MGDRRKSRELALQALFALDLNKFDTRLQMDDFLEQHGEDLSESTRLFFQTLVDGVLGNREKIDTLLDQWAKNWKISRMPAVDRNIMRIAVFEMLNLSDIPSSVSINEAVEIGKKFGTRDSGPFINGVLDRIRVQYES from the coding sequence ATGGGTGACAGGCGCAAATCCCGGGAATTGGCTCTGCAGGCCCTGTTTGCTTTGGATCTTAATAAATTTGATACCCGATTGCAAATGGATGATTTCCTTGAACAGCACGGGGAAGATTTAAGTGAGTCCACACGTCTTTTTTTTCAAACGCTTGTGGATGGAGTGCTGGGGAACCGAGAAAAAATAGATACGCTTTTGGATCAATGGGCGAAGAATTGGAAGATTTCCCGTATGCCGGCAGTGGACAGAAATATTATGCGTATTGCCGTATTTGAGATGCTTAATTTGTCGGATATCCCGTCATCGGTATCCATTAATGAGGCGGTGGAAATCGGTAAAAAATTCGGCACCCGGGATTCCGGGCCGTTCATCAACGGTGTACTGGACAGGATTCGAGTTCAGTATGAGTCCTAA